The genomic DNA AGCATTTCTGCACCTGTATGAATGGGAACTTTAATGTTAAAAAATTTTCGCCAATAATAAGTTTTGTGAATTTGTGGAGACTGATCACTTAATAATAAATACAAACCTTGTTGTTTGTTAGAAAAACGTTGTTGCATTCCCCGAACCATTTCAGAAGTTTTATAACCAATTACACCAAATTTTTGTCTAGAATCTCTAACCTTTTTTTCAAAATATTTATTATTAAGTTTTGTATAAGCTCCATAAACATCAATATCTAAAACTTTAGGCAAACTTGTAGACCATTCCCAATTTGCTTGGTGTGCACCAACTAAAGCAATGCTTTTTCCTTCTTTTGCGTATTTATTAACCAATTCTGGATTTACATACGTATATCTTTTCAAAATTTCTTTCTCAGAAATAGAAAAAGCTTTTACGCTTTCCATCATTAAATCCATTAAATGTTTAAAGAATTTTTTTCTTATTTTTAAGAGTTCTTCTTCAGGTCTTTCTGGAAAAGCAAGCCTTAGATTGTCAAGAACTACTTGCTTTCGATATCCGATGACGTAATAAATCAATAAATAGAAAAAATCTGATTTTAGATATAGAATTCTCATAGGAAGCTTAGAGAGAAGCCAAATAAAAGGGTAGGTAATCGCAAAAACAATAAACTGCATAGTAATATTTTAGTTTTGCAAATATCGTATATAAATTTAAAATGAATCGATATAATAGTAATCCGTTTTCATTATGTTTGTGATATGATAGAAAATATAGATAGAGCAGTATTGTTAATCATAATAGCCAATGTTTTGGTTTCTATGAAAGGTTTTAATGACTATGCTTTTTTAGATAAGTACAAGTTTCAAGTAGGTAAAATATTATCTGGTGAAAAAATAAGAACGCTTACTTCTGGTTTTTTGCATGTAGATTGGATGCATTTAGGATTTAACATGTACGCTTTGTATTTATTTGGAGGCATCGTTACTGGATTTTCCGGAACCTCTAATTTTTTAATTATTTATTTTCTAAGT from Polaribacter sp. ALD11 includes the following:
- a CDS encoding lysophospholipid acyltransferase family protein encodes the protein MQFIVFAITYPFIWLLSKLPMRILYLKSDFFYLLIYYVIGYRKQVVLDNLRLAFPERPEEELLKIRKKFFKHLMDLMMESVKAFSISEKEILKRYTYVNPELVNKYAKEGKSIALVGAHQANWEWSTSLPKVLDIDVYGAYTKLNNKYFEKKVRDSRQKFGVIGYKTSEMVRGMQQRFSNKQQGLYLLLSDQSPQIHKTYYWRKFFNIKVPIHTGAEMLSKKFDLVVINYVTKKVKRGYYKTEFQLITENPKDFDNYQITDLYTELTEKNILEQPEFYLWSHKRFKHRNKVPAEFQ